The Sorangiineae bacterium MSr11367 genome window below encodes:
- a CDS encoding DUF4965 domain-containing protein, whose product MNPTPPKRCIAIFATALPTMAALAACSSTDSPARSNGQDDSGAQSALDAGGDSAQSALEAGGDSAAETPPPFIPPAIQAWRAPAYPLIASDPYFSIWSFSDNLCQSWPRHWTGSTQALESMVRVDGRSYRLMGLAPDGVPCATQTSVKVTPTRTVYEFIAANVNVRLTFLSPRLTDDLDVFSRSASYVTWEVRANDGKPHDVAVYFDNSAESVVDTASQQVTWDAVTVDGMLVHRMGTVEQPVLQKKGDNLRIDWGYLHQAAPAAPGVKQVVAADVDTRGAFAANQELPGSDDPRKPRAANDAWPVMATTFALPGVGAEWTSRTLLLAYDDEYAIEHMGTRLRPYWRRNGAGAVDLVKAAQSDYAALRTRSEAFDADFVEDLEHAGGANLVRIGALAYRQAMAAHKLVAGADGKPLFFSKENFSNGCIATVDVTYPSAPLYLLLNPTLLEGMLAPIADYAASTRWRFDFAPHDLGTYPIANGQVYGGGETSEENQMPVEESANMVLLFAALAKAQGNTDFATRYWSLLVKWSAYLEKTGFDPGSQLCTDDFAGHLAHNVNLSAKAIVALGAYAQLLEARSMTEEAARVRGVAKDFATKWLEQANDGDHTRLAFDKAGTWSQKYNLVWDRILGLGLFPDSVAQKELAYARTRMLAYGLPLDNRETYTKLDWTIWTATLTGNRADFDTLVAPVAQFLNDTPDRVPMSDWFMTSDAHQRGFQARSVVGGVFIPLLYDGPTWQKWRNRGARSAK is encoded by the coding sequence ATGAACCCCACTCCGCCGAAACGCTGCATTGCCATTTTCGCCACCGCACTTCCAACCATGGCCGCGTTGGCGGCATGCTCCTCCACGGACTCGCCGGCTCGTTCGAACGGCCAGGACGACAGTGGGGCGCAATCGGCGCTCGATGCGGGAGGTGACAGTGCCCAATCGGCGCTCGAGGCCGGAGGCGATTCCGCCGCCGAAACGCCGCCGCCGTTCATCCCCCCGGCCATTCAAGCGTGGCGCGCACCGGCGTATCCTCTCATTGCCTCCGACCCGTATTTCAGCATTTGGTCCTTCTCGGACAATCTCTGTCAGAGCTGGCCCCGCCATTGGACGGGCTCCACGCAAGCCTTGGAGAGCATGGTGCGCGTCGACGGGCGGAGCTACCGGCTCATGGGCCTCGCCCCCGACGGCGTGCCCTGTGCAACGCAGACCAGCGTCAAGGTCACCCCCACGCGCACGGTTTACGAGTTCATTGCGGCCAACGTCAATGTGCGGCTCACGTTTCTCAGCCCGCGCCTCACCGACGATCTGGACGTGTTTTCGCGCTCGGCGTCGTACGTCACCTGGGAGGTGCGCGCGAACGACGGCAAGCCGCACGACGTCGCCGTGTACTTCGACAATTCGGCCGAATCCGTGGTCGATACGGCCTCGCAGCAGGTCACCTGGGACGCCGTGACGGTCGACGGCATGCTCGTGCACCGCATGGGCACCGTCGAGCAGCCGGTGCTGCAAAAGAAGGGCGACAATCTGCGCATCGACTGGGGCTACCTCCACCAGGCCGCGCCCGCGGCCCCCGGCGTGAAGCAGGTGGTCGCGGCCGATGTCGACACCCGCGGTGCCTTTGCGGCCAATCAAGAGCTGCCCGGCAGCGACGACCCGCGAAAACCCCGGGCCGCCAACGACGCGTGGCCGGTCATGGCGACCACGTTCGCCCTCCCGGGCGTGGGCGCGGAGTGGACCTCGCGCACCTTGCTCCTTGCCTACGACGACGAATACGCCATCGAGCACATGGGCACCCGCCTGCGGCCCTATTGGCGCCGAAACGGCGCCGGCGCGGTCGATCTCGTGAAGGCCGCGCAATCGGACTATGCCGCCTTGCGCACGCGGAGCGAGGCGTTCGACGCCGACTTCGTCGAGGACCTCGAGCACGCGGGCGGGGCCAATTTGGTGCGCATCGGCGCCCTCGCCTACCGGCAAGCGATGGCCGCGCACAAGCTGGTCGCCGGTGCCGATGGCAAACCGCTGTTCTTCTCGAAGGAGAACTTCAGCAATGGCTGCATCGCCACGGTGGACGTCACCTATCCGTCCGCGCCGCTGTACCTTCTCCTCAATCCGACCTTGCTCGAAGGCATGCTCGCGCCCATCGCGGATTATGCGGCTTCGACACGTTGGAGGTTCGATTTCGCCCCGCACGATCTCGGCACGTACCCCATTGCCAATGGCCAAGTGTACGGCGGCGGTGAGACCAGTGAAGAGAATCAAATGCCCGTCGAAGAGTCGGCCAACATGGTGCTCCTGTTCGCCGCCCTGGCGAAGGCGCAGGGCAATACCGACTTTGCAACTCGGTATTGGAGCTTGCTGGTCAAATGGAGCGCGTACCTGGAGAAAACGGGATTCGATCCGGGCAGTCAGCTCTGCACCGACGACTTTGCCGGTCACCTCGCCCACAACGTGAACCTCTCGGCCAAGGCGATCGTCGCGCTCGGGGCCTATGCACAACTGCTCGAAGCGCGGAGCATGACCGAGGAGGCGGCGCGCGTGCGCGGGGTGGCCAAGGATTTCGCCACCAAGTGGCTCGAGCAGGCGAACGACGGCGACCACACGCGGCTAGCCTTCGACAAGGCTGGCACGTGGAGCCAGAAATACAACCTCGTTTGGGATCGCATTCTCGGCCTGGGCTTGTTCCCCGATTCGGTGGCGCAAAAGGAACTTGCCTATGCGCGCACGCGCATGCTCGCGTATGGGCTCCCCCTCGACAACCGCGAGACGTACACCAAGCTCGATTGGACGATTTGGACCGCCACCCTCACGGGCAACCGCGCGGACTTCGACACGCTGGTGGCACCCGTGGCCCAGTTCCTGAACGACACCCCCGATCGCGTCCCCATGTCCGACTGGTTCATGACCTCCGACGCGCACCAGCGCGGTTTTCAGGCCCGATCCGTCGTGGGCGGCGTCTTCATCCCGCTGCTGTACGACGGCCCCACGTGGCAGAAGTGGCGCAATCGTGGCGCACGAAGTGCCAAGTAG
- a CDS encoding DUF885 domain-containing protein translates to MPSRFAFATLGAVAFALAACGGSNALPTREARAPMPRTGASRGVHQPELADLLERHWEWYLVENPDSATNFGEHRFDDRLPDISAAHRADARARQHAFLDEAKALRARRSLYPTDAVTLDELVGQLEASAGADDACRLEEWNVAASANPFDAWNTLPDFQSSNTVAEAKKLLARYQAVPAWIEASIENLSRGARAGMFANAMSAIIALRMVDGQLAQPDSNWALSAPKRAGHANWSEAERQWFDAEITAAVGAIRKAATRWREFVATQLLPNARPDARGGLRDVPGGVACYAGLIRRHTSLSLDADELHQRGLAETARANEQMRALGTVLFGTNDLATVLRHLRSDPSMFFRTEDEIEKKAIGSLAAAKAKVPQYFGLRPKADCVVRRVPDYSAPYTTRAYYRSPNPDGSKPGEYFVNTYQPTTRPRYEAEALAYHESIPGHHLQIAISQELPELPSFRAFLGYPSYWEGWALYVERVADEMGLYTADLDRMGMLSFDAWRSSRLVVDTGLHAKGWSREQAVTYLLEHTALPENDVRNEVDRYITYPGQALAYKVGQGVILGLREEAQKKLGTRFDLKGFHDALLRPGKVSMPTLEKLVRDWIANQP, encoded by the coding sequence ATGCCATCTCGATTCGCCTTCGCGACCCTCGGTGCCGTTGCCTTCGCCCTTGCCGCCTGCGGAGGTTCCAACGCGCTGCCAACGCGAGAAGCGCGAGCACCGATGCCGCGCACGGGCGCCTCGAGGGGGGTGCACCAGCCCGAGCTCGCGGATTTGCTCGAGCGCCATTGGGAGTGGTACCTCGTCGAGAACCCGGACTCGGCGACCAATTTCGGTGAGCATCGGTTCGACGATCGCCTCCCGGACATCTCCGCCGCGCACCGTGCGGATGCCCGCGCGCGCCAGCACGCGTTCCTCGACGAGGCCAAGGCACTTCGCGCCCGCCGCAGCCTCTATCCGACGGACGCGGTCACCTTGGACGAGCTGGTGGGGCAATTGGAAGCGTCCGCCGGTGCCGACGATGCGTGCCGCCTCGAAGAGTGGAATGTCGCCGCATCGGCCAATCCGTTCGATGCGTGGAACACCTTGCCCGATTTTCAATCCTCGAACACGGTGGCGGAGGCCAAAAAGCTGCTCGCCCGCTATCAGGCCGTCCCCGCATGGATCGAGGCGAGCATCGAGAACCTCTCGCGCGGGGCCCGCGCGGGAATGTTCGCCAACGCGATGTCGGCGATCATCGCACTTCGCATGGTGGACGGTCAGCTCGCACAGCCCGATTCGAACTGGGCATTGTCAGCGCCCAAACGAGCCGGGCATGCGAATTGGTCCGAGGCCGAGCGCCAATGGTTCGACGCCGAGATCACCGCGGCCGTCGGCGCGATTCGCAAGGCCGCCACGCGGTGGCGCGAATTCGTCGCGACGCAGCTCTTGCCCAACGCGCGCCCCGACGCGCGGGGAGGCTTGCGCGACGTTCCCGGTGGCGTGGCCTGTTACGCGGGGCTGATTCGCCGACACACCAGTCTTTCGCTGGACGCCGACGAATTGCACCAGCGCGGGCTCGCCGAAACGGCCCGGGCCAACGAACAGATGCGCGCGCTCGGGACGGTGCTTTTCGGCACGAATGATCTGGCCACGGTGCTGCGCCATCTGCGGAGCGATCCCTCGATGTTCTTCCGCACGGAGGACGAAATCGAGAAAAAGGCCATCGGGAGTCTCGCGGCGGCCAAAGCGAAGGTACCGCAGTATTTCGGTCTTCGGCCCAAGGCCGACTGCGTCGTGCGCCGTGTTCCCGATTACAGCGCGCCGTACACGACCCGCGCTTATTACCGGTCGCCGAACCCCGATGGCTCCAAGCCCGGCGAGTATTTCGTCAATACGTACCAGCCGACGACGCGCCCTCGCTACGAGGCCGAGGCACTCGCGTACCACGAGAGCATTCCCGGTCACCATTTGCAGATTGCCATTAGCCAAGAGCTCCCCGAGCTGCCCTCCTTTCGCGCATTCTTGGGATATCCGTCGTACTGGGAGGGCTGGGCACTCTACGTCGAGCGCGTGGCGGACGAGATGGGGCTGTACACCGCCGATCTCGACCGCATGGGGATGCTCAGTTTCGATGCATGGCGCTCCTCGCGCTTGGTCGTGGACACGGGTCTGCACGCGAAAGGCTGGAGCCGGGAACAAGCGGTGACTTACTTGCTCGAACATACCGCGCTGCCAGAAAACGACGTTCGCAACGAGGTCGATCGTTACATTACGTATCCGGGGCAGGCGCTCGCGTACAAAGTCGGCCAGGGGGTGATCCTGGGGCTTCGGGAAGAAGCCCAAAAGAAGCTGGGAACGCGCTTCGACCTCAAGGGCTTCCACGACGCGCTCCTCCGGCCCGGCAAGGTCTCGATGCCCACCCTCGAGAAACTCGTTCGCGATTGGATCGCAAACCAGCCGTGA
- a CDS encoding DUF3160 domain-containing protein: MTHLPSSCRRFACLALVAVVASDCSRAPAAAPSHAEDAEAPAPAELTREEICAATPAAVGEALPGGQPVPPPSVRVEPPPGPRRSPPPDWAICGDTEGTMACSSVDTPPDPKDLCFVANANIARAEREMRAARPTPALASKASKPWDGSRPVQYMDHVAAHLHFTAEEKERLRTNGFVALDRFTNSTYMLAYHNIFQEQLPVYVSIDSILHTIFRGNGVLLRDIEISQLGPKLVKSLDRLRKTLRNARAIYGKETAGDLDVYLGVAYALLHGYASDKPVSLFDNEEPISDLAHRGFGAEGLADVELFGRTRVVDFGQFAPRGHYATNGADRIGPDSSYVTLEQYFRSMMWLSRLEFNLVSRSCRSSQPGASPDPTETPREAKDALALADLAARAGVLDDIRAFETVYSTFAGAREDVSIFDLLNLTRKAGIGPNDPNAQPKLAAAIGQGFQRHARIHYMPQDATVLPAIATLFGPRIVPDIAPLTAVVHDALPNRTHLGAGDVGFVLGHDRAAAYLADKVPGLEAALGKARTQFHGAVAGKGDLYGLWLRAVERLAETPRGVLPSFMKKDAYADMRLNSALVGYGQIRHNYVLVAGQGYDSWGCEIPDGWVEPALGTYDALIAYARAAKRIDPQAARYFSRVETVLSTLRSIVVTELSGAPLSEPQRRWLGMVTEYAPQGLGDSGGPPSFTGWYFDLFPDRGHGAEADADFVADYFTLTNAGEVAHLGAESPRLAAFVVDVGGEPRVMVGPVAKGYEIATSLSDRLNDEQAREAQGKKAPWGASYFVAAPEPPPLSTTVATCKDDVRIVVRSPKDLGDVRVAALDHHGDAVTVAATAHVTAGQPKVLAFRPKGKPEGFHVHVVGAAYDTVVPVAKVSRDLY, encoded by the coding sequence ATGACCCACCTGCCCTCGTCGTGCCGACGTTTCGCCTGCCTCGCTCTCGTTGCGGTTGTGGCATCCGATTGTTCGCGTGCTCCCGCGGCGGCCCCTTCGCACGCGGAAGATGCCGAGGCCCCGGCGCCAGCCGAGCTCACACGCGAGGAAATCTGCGCGGCGACCCCCGCGGCCGTTGGGGAGGCACTTCCCGGTGGGCAGCCGGTACCTCCCCCGAGCGTACGCGTCGAGCCGCCACCGGGCCCACGGCGTTCCCCTCCTCCCGATTGGGCCATCTGCGGAGACACCGAGGGCACCATGGCTTGCTCCAGCGTCGACACACCACCGGACCCGAAGGACCTCTGCTTCGTCGCGAATGCCAACATCGCCCGAGCCGAGCGCGAAATGCGCGCAGCCCGTCCAACCCCCGCGCTAGCGTCCAAAGCCTCCAAGCCGTGGGATGGATCGAGGCCGGTCCAATACATGGATCATGTGGCTGCGCATCTGCACTTTACGGCCGAGGAAAAAGAGCGACTTCGCACCAACGGCTTCGTGGCGCTCGACCGCTTCACGAACTCGACGTACATGCTCGCGTACCACAATATATTCCAGGAGCAGCTTCCCGTTTACGTGAGCATCGATTCGATATTGCATACTATATTCCGAGGTAACGGCGTCCTCCTTCGGGATATCGAAATATCGCAGCTCGGCCCAAAGCTCGTGAAGTCACTGGACCGCCTGCGAAAGACGCTGCGAAATGCCCGCGCGATCTACGGAAAGGAGACCGCGGGCGATCTCGATGTCTACCTGGGGGTGGCGTACGCGCTTCTGCACGGGTACGCTTCGGACAAGCCGGTATCGCTTTTCGATAACGAGGAGCCGATCTCCGACCTCGCGCACCGAGGATTCGGTGCCGAGGGCCTCGCGGACGTGGAGCTCTTCGGACGAACGCGGGTCGTCGACTTTGGACAGTTCGCACCGCGCGGACACTACGCCACCAATGGGGCCGACCGAATTGGGCCGGACTCCAGCTACGTCACCCTGGAGCAATATTTCCGGTCGATGATGTGGCTCTCCCGCCTCGAGTTCAATCTGGTGTCGCGCTCGTGCCGGAGCTCCCAGCCCGGTGCGAGCCCGGATCCGACGGAGACGCCGCGGGAGGCAAAAGATGCTCTCGCCCTGGCCGATCTCGCTGCGCGCGCCGGTGTTCTCGACGACATCCGCGCATTCGAAACGGTGTATTCGACATTCGCGGGTGCACGGGAAGACGTCTCCATCTTCGACCTTCTGAACCTGACGCGAAAAGCAGGGATCGGCCCAAACGACCCCAACGCACAACCGAAGCTCGCAGCGGCCATCGGCCAGGGGTTTCAGCGGCATGCGCGCATCCATTACATGCCGCAAGATGCAACGGTGCTGCCGGCCATCGCCACGCTCTTTGGCCCGCGCATCGTCCCCGACATCGCTCCGCTCACCGCCGTCGTGCACGATGCGCTTCCAAATCGCACGCATCTGGGGGCGGGCGACGTGGGATTCGTCCTGGGCCACGATCGCGCGGCGGCGTACCTCGCGGACAAGGTGCCGGGGCTCGAGGCGGCGCTGGGCAAGGCTCGCACGCAATTTCATGGTGCGGTGGCGGGCAAGGGTGACCTTTATGGTCTTTGGCTCCGCGCTGTCGAGCGGCTGGCCGAGACACCGCGCGGGGTATTGCCCTCGTTCATGAAAAAGGACGCCTATGCGGATATGCGACTCAACAGCGCGCTGGTTGGATATGGGCAAATCCGGCACAATTACGTTTTGGTCGCCGGACAAGGATATGACTCGTGGGGCTGCGAAATCCCGGACGGATGGGTGGAGCCCGCACTGGGCACCTACGACGCGTTGATCGCGTATGCGCGCGCCGCCAAACGCATCGATCCGCAGGCGGCGCGGTATTTCTCGCGGGTCGAGACGGTGCTGTCCACGTTGCGATCCATCGTGGTCACGGAACTTTCCGGCGCGCCGCTTTCCGAGCCGCAGCGGCGTTGGTTGGGAATGGTGACCGAATATGCCCCCCAGGGCCTCGGCGATTCCGGCGGGCCGCCGTCGTTCACCGGGTGGTACTTCGACCTGTTCCCGGATCGCGGCCATGGGGCCGAGGCCGACGCCGACTTCGTGGCCGACTATTTCACGCTCACCAATGCCGGCGAGGTCGCGCACCTCGGTGCGGAGTCCCCGCGCCTCGCGGCCTTCGTGGTGGACGTGGGTGGCGAGCCCCGGGTGATGGTCGGCCCCGTCGCCAAGGGGTACGAGATCGCCACGTCCCTTTCCGATCGATTGAACGACGAGCAGGCCCGCGAGGCCCAAGGGAAAAAGGCACCGTGGGGAGCCTCGTATTTCGTGGCGGCGCCGGAGCCACCACCGCTTTCGACCACCGTCGCCACGTGCAAGGACGATGTGCGCATCGTCGTGCGGAGCCCCAAGGACCTCGGAGACGTGCGCGTCGCCGCGCTCGATCACCACGGCGATGCGGTGACGGTTGCGGCGACGGCACATGTCACCGCCGGGCAGCCCAAGGTTCTCGCCTTCAGGCCGAAGGGCAAGCCTGAAGGATTCCACGTTCACGTCGTGGGCGCGGCCTACGACACCGTGGTACCCGTCGCCAAGGTTTCTCGGGATCTCTACTAA
- a CDS encoding TolC family protein — MIWQRRLFGFLVLLWPSVAAAASPLRLEDAVRLALQNNERAQKAPLRVEVAQGQLDRARDAFFPTLAAQGSSVVRPDATGRSNPTNSGTATLTQPLLNPSAFPQYSQQSHNREAEKWGAAQDKRQLAFETAKAFIQALTTENVLTSARRKLDSARINLETSQARADAGLASTNDVTKAQLQVSTSEGQIANAQGNVRRAYIQLSFLVGQTVEGPLVPPDNTTKAAERFEQSRANQVKTALNRREHAVGAAQDRRPDVQSLHERNEALQASAKEPLYRLIPTLSASGQLRFVPDPLPGEKGVDEQVALNLSWQIFDAGFRYADRRQRLAQLESSRLDEKLLRRSVQNDIELALAALHAARENFNAALAAATAAQKNSEETAILYKQGLARAIEVNDANDKQFEADVTRESAKLAMEQAYLDLRNALGFGPLDADRGTEP; from the coding sequence GTGATCTGGCAACGTCGTCTATTCGGCTTTCTCGTGTTGCTCTGGCCTTCGGTGGCGGCCGCCGCGAGCCCCCTTCGCCTCGAGGATGCCGTGCGCCTCGCCCTTCAAAACAACGAGCGCGCGCAGAAGGCGCCGCTGCGTGTGGAGGTCGCCCAGGGCCAACTCGACCGCGCGCGGGATGCGTTCTTCCCGACGCTCGCTGCGCAAGGATCGAGTGTGGTTCGACCGGACGCGACGGGGCGGTCCAACCCGACGAACAGCGGCACGGCGACCTTGACGCAGCCGCTGCTCAACCCGAGTGCGTTTCCGCAGTATTCGCAGCAAAGCCACAATCGCGAGGCGGAAAAATGGGGCGCCGCGCAGGACAAACGGCAGCTCGCGTTCGAGACCGCCAAAGCCTTCATTCAAGCGCTCACCACCGAGAATGTGCTCACCTCCGCGCGGCGCAAGCTCGACAGCGCGCGCATCAACCTGGAGACCTCGCAGGCGCGTGCCGATGCCGGGCTGGCCAGCACCAACGACGTGACGAAGGCCCAGCTTCAGGTCTCCACGTCGGAGGGGCAAATTGCCAATGCGCAAGGCAATGTTCGCCGCGCGTACATTCAGCTTTCCTTTCTCGTCGGACAAACGGTGGAGGGACCGCTCGTTCCGCCGGACAACACCACCAAGGCGGCCGAGCGCTTCGAGCAATCGCGCGCCAACCAGGTGAAGACCGCCCTGAACCGACGCGAGCACGCGGTGGGGGCGGCGCAGGATCGGAGGCCCGACGTGCAGTCGCTCCACGAACGCAACGAGGCCCTGCAGGCATCGGCCAAAGAGCCGCTCTACCGGCTCATTCCCACGCTCAGCGCATCGGGTCAACTCCGGTTCGTGCCCGATCCGCTGCCGGGTGAAAAGGGCGTCGACGAGCAAGTGGCGCTGAACCTTTCGTGGCAGATCTTCGATGCGGGCTTTCGCTACGCCGACCGAAGGCAGCGCCTGGCGCAGCTCGAGAGCTCGCGGCTCGATGAGAAGCTGCTGCGAAGGTCGGTGCAGAACGACATCGAGCTCGCGCTCGCCGCGTTGCATGCGGCGCGGGAGAACTTCAATGCGGCCTTGGCTGCGGCCACCGCGGCGCAGAAAAACTCGGAGGAGACGGCCATTTTGTACAAACAAGGCCTGGCGAGGGCCATCGAGGTCAACGACGCCAACGACAAACAATTCGAGGCCGACGTCACCCGCGAATCGGCCAAGCTGGCGATGGAGCAGGCCTACCTGGATCTGCGCAACGCGCTTGGCTTCGGGCCGCTCGATGCCGATCGGGGGACGGAGCCATGA
- a CDS encoding efflux RND transporter periplasmic adaptor subunit, with protein MSHRLFVLVALVLLIACKKEEPAPPKSAGGAPRGARGATAFAVDVMPVQSKTVDYIVQAPGTLEAFERVEVTARVAGVVDKVAFTDGQNVKKGDVLVVIDSERYQLAVNSAKAGLEKVQASQRDVEAMVARRQGASDAHPGLIPGEELETYKTKTLTAKADTAVATEALKVAQLNLRDAFVRAPIEGTIQTRTVETGQYVNTGYLMATLLRADPLLLRFQVDPENAVRLKPGMAVNFSIRETQNEYKAKISLVAGAADPATHTVAVTAQVDADSKRYWLRPGSFCDVTIDVGARREAPVIPRAATRATDHGYVVYVIEGDAAAEKVVTLGMNTKDGWVEIRNGLSAGELLVVRGVESMSNGARVTANKVDSLDASAPEVPLDLDAGARDRDGGKGGGGKRRGAGDAAP; from the coding sequence ATGAGCCATCGTCTTTTCGTCCTCGTGGCGTTGGTCCTGCTGATCGCCTGCAAAAAGGAGGAGCCCGCTCCGCCCAAATCCGCCGGCGGAGCGCCGCGCGGCGCACGGGGGGCGACAGCCTTCGCGGTCGACGTGATGCCGGTGCAGTCGAAAACCGTCGACTATATCGTGCAGGCGCCCGGCACCTTGGAGGCATTCGAGCGGGTCGAGGTGACCGCACGCGTGGCGGGCGTCGTCGACAAGGTGGCCTTCACCGATGGGCAGAACGTCAAAAAGGGCGATGTGCTGGTGGTCATCGACTCCGAGCGCTACCAGCTCGCGGTGAACAGCGCGAAGGCAGGCCTGGAGAAGGTGCAAGCCTCGCAACGCGACGTCGAGGCCATGGTGGCGCGACGCCAGGGCGCGAGCGATGCCCACCCGGGACTGATCCCGGGCGAGGAGCTGGAGACCTACAAGACGAAGACCTTGACCGCCAAGGCCGACACGGCGGTGGCCACGGAGGCGCTCAAGGTCGCCCAGCTCAATCTGCGCGACGCCTTCGTGCGCGCGCCCATCGAGGGCACCATTCAGACGCGCACCGTAGAGACCGGGCAATACGTCAACACGGGGTACCTGATGGCCACGTTGCTCCGGGCCGATCCCTTGCTCTTGCGCTTTCAGGTGGACCCGGAGAATGCCGTGCGGCTCAAACCGGGCATGGCCGTGAACTTCTCCATTCGGGAAACGCAAAACGAGTACAAGGCGAAAATTTCCCTGGTGGCCGGTGCCGCCGATCCTGCGACGCACACCGTGGCGGTCACCGCGCAGGTCGATGCGGACAGCAAGCGGTATTGGCTGCGCCCGGGCTCGTTCTGCGACGTGACCATCGACGTGGGGGCCCGGCGCGAAGCCCCAGTGATTCCGCGCGCGGCCACGCGGGCGACGGACCATGGCTACGTGGTGTACGTCATCGAGGGCGACGCCGCCGCGGAGAAGGTGGTCACCCTGGGCATGAACACGAAGGACGGCTGGGTGGAAATCCGCAATGGGCTTTCGGCCGGCGAACTGCTGGTCGTGCGCGGCGTCGAGTCGATGAGCAACGGCGCGCGCGTGACGGCCAACAAAGTGGACTCGCTGGATGCGTCGGCACCGGAGGTTCCGCTCGATCTCGACGCCGGGGCCCGCGACCGTGACGGCGGCAAGGGCGGAGGCGGAAAGCGGCGCGGAGCCGGAGACGCGGCGCCGTGA